In Pseudomonas fakonensis, one DNA window encodes the following:
- the serC gene encoding 3-phosphoserine/phosphohydroxythreonine transaminase, producing the protein MSKRAFNFCAGPAALPDAVLQRAQAEMLDWRGKGLSVMEMSHRSDDYVAIAEKAEQDLRDLLSVPSNYKVLFLQGGASQQFAEIPLNLLPENGTADYVETGIWSKKAIEEARRFGSVNVAASAKPYDYLAIPGQNEWKLTKNAAYVHYASNETIGGLQFDWVPETGDVPLVVDMSSDILSRPIDVSQYGLIYAGAQKNIGPSGLVVVIVREDLLGRARSSCPTMLDYKVSADNGSMYNTPATYSWYLSGLVFEWLKEQGGVEAMEQRNRAKKDRLYGFIDSSDFYSNPISHNARSWMNVPFRLADERLDKAFLAGADARGLLNLKGHRSVGGMRASIYNALGQESVEALVAYMAEFEKEHG; encoded by the coding sequence GTGAGCAAACGAGCCTTTAACTTCTGCGCAGGCCCTGCCGCGCTTCCAGACGCTGTGCTGCAGCGTGCCCAGGCCGAAATGCTGGACTGGCGTGGCAAGGGCTTGTCGGTGATGGAAATGAGCCATCGCAGCGACGACTACGTGGCCATCGCCGAAAAGGCCGAGCAGGACCTGCGTGACCTGCTGTCCGTCCCCTCCAACTACAAGGTGCTGTTCCTGCAGGGTGGCGCCAGCCAGCAGTTCGCCGAGATCCCGCTGAACCTGCTGCCGGAAAACGGCACCGCCGACTATGTCGAAACCGGCATCTGGTCGAAAAAAGCCATCGAAGAGGCCCGCCGTTTCGGTAGCGTCAACGTGGCTGCCAGCGCCAAGCCCTACGACTACCTGGCCATCCCTGGCCAGAACGAGTGGAAGCTGACCAAGAATGCTGCCTACGTTCACTACGCGTCCAACGAAACCATCGGCGGCCTGCAGTTCGACTGGGTGCCGGAAACTGGTGATGTACCGCTGGTGGTGGACATGTCTTCGGACATTCTCTCGCGCCCGATCGATGTGTCGCAGTACGGCCTGATCTACGCCGGTGCGCAGAAGAACATCGGCCCGAGCGGCCTGGTGGTGGTGATCGTGCGTGAAGACCTGCTGGGCCGCGCCCGCAGCAGCTGCCCGACCATGCTCGACTACAAGGTCTCGGCCGACAACGGCTCGATGTACAACACTCCGGCTACTTACTCCTGGTACCTCTCGGGCCTGGTGTTCGAGTGGCTCAAGGAGCAGGGTGGTGTCGAGGCCATGGAGCAGCGCAACCGCGCCAAGAAAGACCGCCTGTACGGCTTCATCGACAGCAGCGACTTCTACAGCAACCCGATCAGCCACAACGCCCGTTCGTGGATGAACGTACCCTTCCGCCTGGCCGACGAGCGCCTGGACAAGGCCTTCCTGGCTGGCGCTGACGCCCGTGGCCTGCTCAACCTCAAGGGCCACCGTTCGGTCGGTGGTATGCGCGCCTCGATCTACAACGCCCTGGGCCAGGAGTCCGTCGAGGCCCTGGTGGCCTACATGGCTGAATTCGAGAAGGAGCACGGCTGA
- the pheA gene encoding prephenate dehydratase, with translation MSEQELKALRVRIDSLDEKILELISDRARCAEEVARVKTASLAEGEKPVFYRPEREAAVLKRVMERNKGPLGNEEMARLFREIMSSCLALEEPLKVAYLGPEGTFTQAAAMKHFGHAVVSRPMAAIDEVFREVAAGAVNFGVVPVENSTEGAVSHTLDSFLEHDMVICGEVELRIHHHLLVGENTKTNSITRIYSHAQSLAQCRKWLDAHYPNVERIAVSSNAEAAKRVKGEWNSAAIAGDMAANLYGLTRLAEKIEDRPDNSTRFLMIGQQEVPPTGDDKTSIIVSMSNKPGALHELLVPFHENGIDLTRIETRPSRSGKWTYVFFIDFVGHHRDPLIKAVLEQISQEAVALKVLGSYPKAVL, from the coding sequence ATGTCCGAACAGGAACTCAAGGCCCTGCGCGTTCGCATCGACAGCCTTGACGAGAAGATCCTCGAGCTGATCAGTGACCGTGCCCGCTGCGCCGAAGAAGTGGCACGGGTCAAGACTGCCTCGCTGGCCGAGGGCGAAAAGCCGGTGTTCTACCGCCCCGAGCGTGAAGCCGCCGTGCTCAAGCGCGTGATGGAGCGCAACAAGGGCCCGCTGGGCAACGAAGAGATGGCGCGGTTGTTCCGCGAGATCATGTCCTCGTGCCTGGCCCTGGAAGAACCGCTGAAAGTGGCGTACCTGGGCCCTGAGGGCACCTTCACCCAGGCCGCGGCCATGAAGCACTTCGGCCATGCCGTGGTCAGCCGCCCGATGGCGGCCATCGACGAGGTGTTCCGCGAAGTGGCGGCCGGCGCCGTCAACTTCGGCGTAGTGCCGGTGGAAAACTCCACCGAGGGTGCGGTCAGCCACACCCTGGACAGCTTCCTCGAGCACGACATGGTGATCTGCGGTGAAGTCGAGCTGCGTATCCATCACCACTTGCTGGTGGGCGAGAACACCAAGACCAACAGCATCACCCGCATCTATTCGCATGCCCAGTCGCTGGCCCAGTGCCGCAAGTGGCTGGATGCGCACTACCCGAACGTCGAGCGTATTGCCGTTTCGAGCAATGCCGAGGCGGCCAAGCGGGTCAAGGGTGAGTGGAACTCTGCGGCGATCGCCGGCGACATGGCGGCCAACCTGTACGGTTTGACCCGCTTGGCCGAGAAGATCGAAGACCGCCCGGACAACTCCACGCGCTTCTTGATGATCGGCCAGCAGGAAGTGCCGCCAACCGGCGACGACAAGACCTCGATCATTGTCTCCATGAGCAACAAGCCAGGCGCGTTGCACGAGCTGCTGGTGCCGTTCCACGAGAACGGCATCGACCTGACCCGCATCGAGACCCGCCCGTCGCGCAGTGGCAAGTGGACCTACGTGTTCTTCATCGACTTCGTCGGCCACCACCGCGACCCGCTGATCAAGGCGGTGCTGGAGCAGATCAGCCAGGAGGCCGTGGCGCTGAAGGTGCTGGGGTCGTATCCGAAAGCGGTGCTTTGA
- a CDS encoding bifunctional prephenate dehydrogenase/3-phosphoshikimate 1-carboxyvinyltransferase, whose translation MVNAVTNNSAPIINRLVVVGLGLIGGSFAKGLRESGLCREVVGVDLDAESRRQAVVLGVVDRCEADLAAACVGADVIQLAVPILAMEKLLARLAQLDLGQAVITDVGSAKGNVVRAAREAFASGLSRFVPGHPIAGSEQSGVEASNAALFRRHKVILTPLAETDPAALALVDRLWRALDADVEHMPVERHDQVLAATSHLPHLLAFGLVDSLAKRNENLDIFRYAAGGFRDFTRIAGSDPIMWHDIFLANREAVLRTLDTFRSDLDALRDAVDAGDGHQLLGVFTRARVAREHFSKILARRAYVDAMNANDLIFLAQPGGRVSGRIRVPGDKSISHRSIMLGSLAEGTTEVEGFLEGEDALATLQAFRDMGVVIEGPHHGRVTIHGVGLHGLKPPPGPLYVGNSGTSMRLLSGLLAGQSFDVTMTGDASLSKRPMNRVANPLREMGAVVETGPDGRPPLTIRGGSKLKALTYTLPMASAQVKSCLLLAGLYAEGKTTVTEPAPTRDHTERMLRGFGYSVDSNGPVASLQSGGKLTATRIEVPADISSAAFFLVAASIAEGSELVLEHVGINPTRTGVIDILRLMGGDISLENQREVGGEPVADLRVRGAKLKGIDIPEELVPLAIDEFPVLFVAAACAEGRTVLRGAEELRVKESDRIQVMADGLITLGVKCEPTPDGIIIDGGQIGGGEVHGHGDHRIAMAFSVASLRATAPVRIHDCANVATSFPNFLALCKEVGIRVAEEVKS comes from the coding sequence GTGGTCAATGCTGTAACAAACAACTCTGCGCCAATCATCAACCGCCTGGTCGTGGTCGGCCTGGGCCTGATTGGTGGCTCCTTTGCCAAGGGCCTGCGTGAAAGCGGGCTGTGCCGCGAAGTGGTCGGCGTCGACCTGGACGCCGAGTCGCGCAGGCAGGCCGTGGTGCTGGGGGTGGTCGACCGCTGCGAGGCCGACCTTGCCGCCGCCTGCGTCGGTGCCGACGTGATCCAGCTGGCAGTGCCGATTCTGGCCATGGAAAAGCTGCTGGCGCGCCTGGCGCAGTTGGACCTGGGCCAGGCGGTCATCACCGATGTCGGCAGCGCAAAGGGTAATGTCGTGCGCGCTGCCCGCGAGGCTTTCGCCTCGGGCCTGTCGCGCTTCGTCCCTGGGCACCCCATCGCCGGCTCCGAGCAGAGCGGGGTGGAGGCGTCCAATGCTGCGCTGTTCCGCCGCCACAAGGTCATCCTCACGCCGCTGGCAGAAACCGACCCGGCCGCCCTGGCCCTGGTCGACCGCCTGTGGCGCGCGCTGGATGCCGATGTCGAGCACATGCCAGTGGAGCGCCATGACCAAGTGCTGGCTGCCACCAGTCACCTGCCGCACCTGCTGGCGTTCGGCCTGGTCGACTCGCTGGCCAAACGCAATGAAAACCTGGACATCTTCCGGTACGCTGCGGGGGGCTTTCGCGATTTCACGAGAATCGCCGGTAGCGACCCGATCATGTGGCACGACATCTTCCTCGCCAACCGGGAAGCGGTCCTGCGTACCCTCGATACATTTCGCAGCGACCTCGACGCCTTGCGCGACGCGGTCGATGCTGGGGACGGGCACCAACTGCTGGGTGTGTTCACCCGCGCCCGGGTTGCCCGCGAGCATTTCAGTAAAATCCTGGCCCGCCGGGCCTATGTGGACGCTATGAACGCCAACGACCTGATTTTCCTGGCCCAACCTGGTGGCCGCGTGTCCGGACGGATTCGCGTACCAGGCGACAAATCGATCTCCCACCGCTCGATCATGCTCGGCTCGCTGGCCGAAGGCACCACTGAAGTGGAAGGTTTTCTCGAAGGTGAGGACGCTCTCGCCACGTTGCAGGCCTTCCGCGACATGGGTGTGGTCATCGAAGGCCCGCACCACGGCCGCGTGACCATTCACGGCGTTGGCCTGCACGGTCTCAAGCCGCCGCCTGGCCCGCTGTATGTCGGTAACTCCGGGACCTCGATGCGCCTGCTGTCCGGCTTGCTGGCCGGCCAGTCGTTCGATGTAACCATGACCGGCGATGCCTCGCTGTCCAAGCGCCCGATGAACCGCGTGGCCAATCCGTTGCGGGAAATGGGCGCAGTGGTCGAGACCGGCCCTGATGGCCGCCCGCCGCTGACCATTCGTGGTGGCAGCAAGCTCAAGGCCCTGACCTACACGCTGCCGATGGCCAGTGCCCAGGTCAAATCCTGCCTGCTGCTGGCCGGCCTGTATGCCGAAGGCAAGACCACCGTCACCGAGCCTGCGCCGACCCGTGACCACACCGAGCGCATGTTGCGCGGCTTCGGTTATTCGGTCGACAGCAACGGTCCGGTTGCCTCGTTGCAGTCCGGCGGCAAGCTGACCGCGACCCGCATCGAAGTGCCGGCGGATATCTCCTCCGCGGCGTTCTTCCTGGTGGCTGCGTCCATCGCCGAAGGTTCCGAGCTGGTGCTTGAGCACGTTGGCATCAACCCGACCCGTACCGGTGTCATCGACATCCTGCGCCTGATGGGCGGCGACATCAGCCTGGAAAACCAGCGTGAAGTCGGCGGCGAGCCGGTGGCTGACCTGCGCGTGCGTGGCGCTAAGCTCAAGGGTATCGACATCCCCGAAGAGCTGGTGCCACTGGCTATCGACGAGTTCCCGGTGCTGTTCGTCGCTGCGGCCTGCGCCGAAGGGCGTACCGTGCTGCGTGGCGCCGAAGAGTTGCGGGTGAAGGAATCCGACCGCATCCAGGTGATGGCCGACGGCCTGATCACCCTGGGTGTGAAGTGCGAGCCGACCCCGGACGGCATCATCATCGACGGCGGCCAGATCGGCGGCGGTGAAGTGCACGGCCACGGCGACCACCGTATCGCCATGGCCTTCAGTGTTGCGTCGCTGCGCGCCACTGCGCCGGTACGTATCCATGATTGCGCCAACGTCGCCACGTCGTTCCCTAACTTCCTGGCGCTGTGCAAGGAAGTCGGCATCCGCGTCGCCGAAGAGGTCAAGTCGTGA
- the cmk gene encoding (d)CMP kinase yields MNSQAPVITIDGPSGSGKGTVAGLLARELGWHLLDSGALYRLLAFNASNHGVDLTNEELLTKLAAHLDVQFVAAQPGKLQQTILEGEDVSQVIRTETVGAGASMVASLPAVRDALLERQRAFREMPGLIADGRDMGTVVFPDAPLKIFLTASAEERARRRYLQLKGKGEDVSLSSLLDEIRARDERDTQRAVAPLKPAADAIQLDSTELSIEQVLQRIRSELALRDLV; encoded by the coding sequence GTGAATTCGCAAGCACCGGTCATCACCATCGACGGGCCGAGTGGCTCGGGCAAGGGCACCGTTGCCGGCCTGTTGGCCCGTGAGCTGGGCTGGCACCTGCTGGATTCCGGCGCCCTGTACCGTTTGCTGGCCTTCAATGCCAGCAACCACGGCGTCGACCTGACCAACGAAGAGCTGCTCACCAAGCTCGCCGCCCATCTGGATGTGCAGTTCGTCGCCGCCCAGCCCGGCAAGCTTCAGCAGACCATCCTCGAGGGTGAGGATGTCAGCCAGGTGATCCGCACTGAAACCGTTGGCGCCGGTGCGTCCATGGTTGCCTCGCTGCCGGCGGTGCGCGATGCGCTGCTGGAGCGTCAGCGGGCGTTTCGCGAAATGCCTGGCCTGATCGCCGACGGCCGCGATATGGGTACCGTGGTGTTCCCCGACGCGCCGCTGAAGATCTTCCTCACTGCCAGTGCCGAGGAGCGTGCCCGTCGCCGTTACCTGCAGTTGAAGGGCAAGGGTGAAGATGTTAGTCTGTCGAGTCTGCTAGATGAGATCCGTGCACGCGATGAGCGTGACACCCAGCGCGCAGTGGCCCCGCTCAAGCCGGCGGCCGATGCCATTCAGCTGGATTCCACGGAGTTGTCCATCGAGCAGGTGCTGCAACGCATCAGAAGTGAGCTCGCCCTGCGCGATCTGGTCTGA
- the rpsA gene encoding 30S ribosomal protein S1, protein MSESFAELFEESLKTLNLQPGAIITGIVVDIDGDWVTVHAGLKSEGVIPLEQFINEAGELSIKVGDEVHVALDAVEDGFGETKLSREKAKRAECWIVLEAAFAAEEVVKGVINGKVKGGFTVDVNGIRAFLPGSLVDVRPVRDTTHLEGKELEFKVIKLDQKRNNVVVSRRSVLEAENSAEREALLESLQEGQQVKGIVKNLTDYGAFVDLGGVDGLLHITDMAWKRIKHPSEIVNVGDEIDVKVLKYDRERNRVSLGLKQLGEDPWVAIKARYPESTRVTARVTNLTDYGCFAELEEGVEGLVHVSEMDWTNKNIHPSKVVQVGDEVEVMVLDIDEERRRISLGIKQCKSNPWEDFSGQFNKGDKITGTIKSITDFGIFIGLDGGIDGLVHLSDISWNEAGEEAVRRFKKGDELETVILSVDPERERISLGIKQLDSDPFSDYVAVNDKGAIVKGIVKEVDAKGAIVTLADDIEASLKASEISRDRVEDARNVLKEGEEIEAKIISVDRKSRVISLSIKSKDDAEEREAIQSLKNAPEAAADTTMAALLREAMAKQN, encoded by the coding sequence ATGAGCGAAAGCTTTGCAGAACTCTTTGAAGAAAGCCTGAAAACCCTCAATCTTCAGCCGGGTGCCATCATCACCGGTATCGTTGTCGACATCGACGGCGACTGGGTTACCGTACACGCTGGCCTGAAGTCCGAGGGCGTCATCCCGCTCGAGCAATTCATCAACGAAGCTGGCGAACTGTCCATCAAGGTCGGTGACGAAGTTCACGTTGCGCTGGACGCGGTCGAAGACGGCTTTGGCGAAACCAAGCTGTCCCGTGAAAAAGCCAAGCGCGCCGAGTGCTGGATTGTTCTGGAAGCTGCTTTCGCTGCCGAAGAAGTGGTCAAGGGCGTTATCAACGGTAAGGTTAAAGGCGGCTTCACTGTCGACGTTAACGGCATCCGTGCGTTCCTGCCGGGCTCCCTGGTTGATGTCCGCCCAGTGCGCGACACCACCCACCTCGAAGGCAAAGAGCTGGAATTCAAGGTCATCAAGCTGGACCAGAAGCGCAACAACGTTGTCGTTTCCCGTCGCAGCGTCCTGGAAGCCGAAAACAGCGCCGAGCGCGAAGCTCTGCTGGAATCGCTGCAGGAAGGCCAGCAGGTCAAAGGTATCGTCAAGAACCTCACCGACTACGGTGCGTTCGTTGACCTGGGCGGCGTCGATGGTCTGCTGCACATCACCGACATGGCCTGGAAGCGTATCAAGCACCCGTCGGAAATCGTCAACGTTGGTGACGAGATCGACGTCAAGGTCCTGAAGTACGATCGCGAGCGCAACCGCGTTTCGCTGGGCCTGAAGCAGCTGGGTGAAGACCCGTGGGTTGCCATCAAAGCCCGTTACCCAGAGAGCACCCGCGTTACCGCTCGCGTTACCAACCTGACCGACTACGGCTGCTTCGCTGAGCTGGAAGAAGGCGTTGAAGGTCTGGTACACGTTTCCGAAATGGACTGGACCAACAAGAACATCCACCCGTCGAAAGTCGTTCAGGTTGGCGACGAAGTGGAAGTCATGGTTCTGGACATCGACGAAGAGCGTCGTCGTATCTCCCTGGGTATCAAGCAGTGCAAATCGAACCCATGGGAAGATTTCTCCGGCCAGTTCAACAAGGGTGACAAGATCACCGGTACCATCAAGTCGATCACCGACTTCGGTATCTTCATCGGCCTGGACGGCGGCATCGACGGTCTGGTTCACCTGTCCGACATTTCCTGGAACGAAGCCGGCGAAGAAGCCGTGCGTCGCTTCAAGAAGGGCGACGAGCTGGAAACCGTCATCCTGTCGGTTGACCCAGAGCGCGAGCGCATCTCCCTGGGCATCAAGCAACTGGACTCCGATCCGTTCTCTGACTACGTCGCTGTCAACGACAAGGGCGCTATCGTCAAGGGTATCGTCAAGGAAGTTGACGCCAAGGGCGCTATCGTGACCCTGGCCGACGACATCGAAGCTTCCCTGAAGGCTTCCGAAATCAGCCGTGATCGCGTTGAAGACGCCCGTAACGTGCTGAAGGAAGGCGAAGAGATCGAAGCCAAGATCATCAGCGTCGACCGCAAGTCCCGCGTTATCAGCCTGTCCATCAAGTCGAAGGACGATGCTGAAGAGCGCGAAGCCATCCAGAGCCTGAAAAACGCTCCGGAAGCGGCTGCCGATACCACCATGGCTGCGCTGCTGCGCGAAGCAATGGCCAAGCAGAACTGA
- the ihfB gene encoding integration host factor subunit beta translates to MTKSELIERIVTHQGLLSSKDVELAIKTMLEQMSQCLATGDRIEIRGFGSFSLHYRAPRVGRNPKTGQSVSLEGKYVPHFKPGKELRDRVNEEEEHELT, encoded by the coding sequence ATGACGAAGTCGGAGCTGATCGAACGTATTGTCACCCATCAGGGGCTGCTCTCGTCCAAGGACGTCGAGTTGGCCATCAAGACCATGCTTGAACAGATGTCGCAGTGCCTAGCCACGGGTGATCGCATCGAGATTCGTGGTTTTGGCAGCTTTTCTTTGCATTACCGCGCGCCGCGTGTAGGGCGTAACCCCAAGACCGGTCAGTCGGTCAGCCTCGAAGGCAAGTACGTGCCTCACTTCAAGCCCGGCAAGGAGTTGCGTGATCGGGTCAATGAAGAAGAAGAGCATGAGCTCACCTGA
- a CDS encoding lipopolysaccharide assembly protein LapA domain-containing protein has protein sequence MRNLKRALLALFVLLLAAVVLFFVLENQQAVSLVLFGWSAPAVPVAVLVVAALLLGLAVGPLLGAYGLMRGKRKIRASARREALAGN, from the coding sequence ATGCGTAACCTCAAGCGCGCCTTGCTGGCGCTGTTCGTGCTGCTGCTGGCGGCTGTGGTGCTGTTCTTCGTGCTGGAGAACCAGCAGGCGGTGTCCCTGGTACTGTTTGGCTGGTCGGCGCCGGCGGTTCCCGTTGCGGTGCTGGTGGTTGCAGCCTTGCTGCTGGGCCTGGCGGTCGGCCCGCTGTTGGGCGCTTACGGGCTGATGCGCGGCAAGCGCAAGATCCGTGCTAGTGCCCGGCGTGAGGCACTGGCCGGCAACTAA